Genomic segment of Arthrobacter antioxidans:
CCGCACCATCAAGGCGTCCGTCGCCGAGGAGCGCGAGGCCGCGGTGATCGACGTCGAGGCGACCACGGCCTACAACGCCGGCGTCGCCATGGCGCGCCTGCAGGCAGCCGTCCAGCCCATCATGTCGATCTGCATCCAGGGCGCGTTCATCGTGGTCCTGACCGTCGGCGGGATCCGCGTGGCCGCGGGCGAACTGCTGCTCGGTGACCTGATCGCCTTCATCCTGTACCTGTTCCTGCTCGTGATGCCCATCGGGTCCGCCATGAGCGCGTTCGTGCAGATCCAGTCCGGCCTCGCGGCGCTGGACCGCATCCAGGAGATCGCCCGGCTGGAGCCGGAGCGGGCGGACGAGGAGCGCCCCGCACCGACCGCATCCGGAGCGACGACGCCGTCCCAGGGCGCGCCGCCCGTCCACGGCAGCAGCATCGAATTCCGCGATGTCAGCTTCCGCTACGGCGACGACGGCGGCGCGGACGGCGCGGACGCTACGGGCGTCGCGGACGAGCCACCGACGTCGGCCGGTGAACCGGCGGCCCCGGCGTCACCGGTGTCACCGGTAGCGGCGGGCTCCGCCGGACAGCCGGTCCTCGACGGGGTCAGCTTCACCGTCCCCGCGGGCAGCAGGACGGCCCTCGTGGGCCCCTCGGGTGCCGGCAAGTCCACGGTGCTGGCCCTGCTGGAACGGTTCTACGAACCGACTGCGGGCAGCATCCTGGTCGACGGCGTCGCCCTGCCCGGGATCCCGCGCTCCGATTTGCGCTCGCGCATCGGCCTTGTGGAGCAGGAGGCCCCCGTCCTCAGCGGGACCCTGGCGGACAATCTCCGGCTGGCCGCCCCGGACGCCACGGACGACCAGCTCCGCGGCGTCCTCGCGGCTGTCGGCCTCGACGCGTTGGGGGACCGCTCGGACGACGGCCTGGACCTCAACCTGGGGGAGGACGGGATCCGGCTCTCGGGTGGCCAGCGGCAGCGTCTGGCGTGGGCCCGCGTGATCCTCGCCGACCGTCCCGTCCTGCTGATGGACGAACCGACGTCGGCCGTCGATTCGCGGACCGAGCAACTGCTCCAGCAGACGCTGGGGGAGGCCTCGCGGGACCGCACCGTCGTCGTCGTCGCCCACCGCCTGTCCACCGTGGCGGACTTCGACCAGATCGTGGTACTCGACCACGGGCGGGTCGCCGCTGTCGGCACCCATGACGAGCTCCTCGAGAGCAGCGACCTCTATCGCGACATGGCGGCCCGGCAGCGGCTGGTCGCCCACGCCTGAGCGGTTCAGGCCACCGACGTGCGGCCGGCTTCCCGGTCGAGGAGCCGCTGCTTGACCTGCAGGCCCCAGCGGAAGCCGCCCAGTGAGCCGTCGGTCCTGATCACCCTGTGGCAGGGCACGAAGAGCGCCGCAGCGTTCTTCGCACATGCTCCCGCCGCCGCGCGTACCGCGGCCGGGTTGCCCGCCCGGGCGGCGTACTCGAGGTAGGTGACCGGAGCGCCCGGGGCGATCGTGCGCAGGACGTCCCAGGCGTGGGCGCGGAACGGTCCGGAGGCCTGGCGCACCCGCACCGCCGTGATGGCGTCGACGTCGCCGTCGTAGT
This window contains:
- a CDS encoding ABC transporter ATP-binding protein codes for the protein MQPTAPRATLREFFPYLRGHVRVLVLVAVVSLISTGLSIAQPLMVQQLVNAVSANRPATVFVWLLVVITLGGAVFGAAQSYLLQRTAESVVLGVRRSLVGQLLALPVREFDRRRVGDLMSRVGSDTTLMRSVITSGLFEIVSSVLMFCAAVVLMVLIDPLLFGITLTAVLAGAGGVVFLGRLIRKRSRDVQDAVGSMTAAVERGLSGIRTIKASVAEEREAAVIDVEATTAYNAGVAMARLQAAVQPIMSICIQGAFIVVLTVGGIRVAAGELLLGDLIAFILYLFLLVMPIGSAMSAFVQIQSGLAALDRIQEIARLEPERADEERPAPTASGATTPSQGAPPVHGSSIEFRDVSFRYGDDGGADGADATGVADEPPTSAGEPAAPASPVSPVAAGSAGQPVLDGVSFTVPAGSRTALVGPSGAGKSTVLALLERFYEPTAGSILVDGVALPGIPRSDLRSRIGLVEQEAPVLSGTLADNLRLAAPDATDDQLRGVLAAVGLDALGDRSDDGLDLNLGEDGIRLSGGQRQRLAWARVILADRPVLLMDEPTSAVDSRTEQLLQQTLGEASRDRTVVVVAHRLSTVADFDQIVVLDHGRVAAVGTHDELLESSDLYRDMAARQRLVAHA
- a CDS encoding methylated-DNA--[protein]-cysteine S-methyltransferase, with product MSATLAPPAVLRGTTTETIDTPDGPFTVIEAEGAVLSSGWTSLREELTGQIHPSLMTARFDPAASAMRPVLDAVARYYDGDVDAITAVRVRQASGPFRAHAWDVLRTIAPGAPVTYLEYAARAGNPAAVRAAAGACAKNAAALFVPCHRVIRTDGSLGGFRWGLQVKQRLLDREAGRTSVA